Proteins encoded in a region of the Raphanus sativus cultivar WK10039 chromosome 8, ASM80110v3, whole genome shotgun sequence genome:
- the LOC108834684 gene encoding F-box/LRR-repeat protein At1g48400: MDSSREDLISNLPDEILGRILSLVPTKVAASTSALSKRWRNLLCLIDSLCFDESAVVYPNEEETTSGSHRFLDFVENTFALLSKSPIIKKLSLSRVHVYGHGPHGHSVDTYYLYARVCSCFTRWITTALGRGLLELHLHAARFAGLEIETELLTSNTLVKLTISCEFFIEVKRVFLPALKSLSLLSVSGLDHPNYCRLIDGCSLLEDLYIRDGDYPVPPGCGLHVQSASIKRLVVYTGITVPSHRDRSGFYGVVCFDAPSLVYLDYSSYVAENYEFIDLDMLVEVRLSLKLWDSITDYDEAPIFGDVTNLVLGIRNITTLHLSPESLETFHFCCKSMPVFSNLLKLSIESDKEKGWQAMPLLLKSCPNLETLVIKGLVHRVTNRCGDACPCIFKKQKNKRANKKRKIVKEEEIVCCLETCHVKVLEISEYGGSFQELKQMRHFLGKLECLETVKVAFNSDNNNNREFLWANLLALPRVSLKCNLHFI; the protein is encoded by the exons ATGGATTCGTCTAGAGAAGATTTGATCAGCAATTTGCCAGATGAGATTCTCGGCAGAATCCTGTCTTTAGTTCCGACAAAAGTGGCTGCTTCCACATCTGCTCTGTCCAAGAGGTGGAGGAATCTGTTGTGTCTTATCGACAGCCTTTGCTTTGATGAGTCGGCGGTTGTTTATCCCAACGAAGAAGAAACAACAAGTGGTTCACATCGATTCTTAGATTTCGTCGAAAACACTTTTGCTCTGCTAAGCAAATCTCCCATCATCAAGAAACTCTCTCTGAGTCGTGTACATGTATATGGTCATGGGCCTCATGGCCACAGCGTTGACACATATTATTTATACGCTCGTGTCTGCAGTTGTTTCACGCGTTGGATTACGACTGCATTGGGACGTGGTTTATTGGAGCTACACTTGCACGCCGCACGCTTTGCTGGTCTTGAAATAGAAACAGAGTTGTTAACGAGCAACACACTTGTTAAGCTCACAATATCTTGTGAATTCTTCATTGAAGTTAAGCGTGTGTTTCTCCCAGCGCTCAAGTCACTGTCTCTCTTGTCAGTTTCAGGGCTCGATCATCCCAACTATTGTCGGCTTATCGATGGCTGCTCTCTGCTGGAAGACCTATATATACGTGATGGTGATTATCCTGTGCCGCCAGGTTGCGGTCTGCATGTGCAAAGTGCATCCATCAAGCGACTTGTGGTTTATACCGGTATTACCGTTCCCAGCCACAGAGATAGATCCGGCTTTTACGGAGTGGTTTGTTTTGATGCACCAAGTCTTGTCTACCTTGACTATTCTAGTTATGTCGCTGAAAATTATGAGTTTATTGATTTGGACATGCTTGTTGAAGTTAGACTGAGTCTGAAGTTATGGGATTCCATTACTGATTATGATGAGGCGCCTATATTTGGTGATGTTACAAATCTAGTTCTTGGTATAAGAAACATTACAACCCTTCACCTCTCTCCAGAGTCCCTTGAG ACGTTTCATTTCTGCTGTAAATCCATGCCTGTGTTCAGTAACCTCCTTAAGTTATCTATCGAGAGTGACAAGGAGAAAGGTTGGCAAGCAATGCCACTTTTGCTCAAGAGTTGTCCAAATCTAGAAACCTTAGTCATCAAG GGTCTTGTGCACAGGGTAACAAATAGATGCGGAGATGCATGCCCTTGCATCTTCAAGAAGCAGAAGAATAAGAGAGCGAATAAAAAGAGGAAAATTGTGAAAGAGGAGGAGATAGTATGCTGTTTAGAGACATGTCATGTGAAGGTGCTAGAGATATCAGAGTATGGAGGTTCTTTTCAAGAGCTGAAACAGATGAGACATTTCTTAGGCAAGTTGGAATGTCTTGAAACTGTGAAAGTTGCTTTTAActcagacaacaacaacaaccgggAGTTCTTGTGGGCTAACCTGCTTGCTCTCCCCCGAGTTTCATTAAAGTGCAACCTCCatttcatatga